The uncultured Bacteroides sp. genome includes the window TGGGCCTTGTTTCGTGTTGTATATTTTGCTACTTCTTTTTTATACTAACTATTCCTATCTATATAGGATATGTTTTCTTGCTTGGTTTCGTCTATATTTGCATAAAGAGGATGCGGCATAGCATGGGATATAAGTATCGCTGCGGACAGTGTGGCAGGAAGATTAGGGAAAAAGGTACTTGTCCGTATTGTGGAGCAATTAATGAATAGAACTTAAAAGATTTATTTTTCTATTGAACAACAATGATATATAAGATTTAATAATTGGTCGCCTTTTGGGTTCGATGATTGGCTCTCACTATAATGTAATTTTAAAGTATATCTAAATTAAAATAAAGAAAGAGGAGAAGCCGGAACTTCTCCTCTTTTGTCAATCTCCTATTTTTGTTTTTAGGAACTATTTAGAATCGACAACGCAAATCTACTCCGAATTGCATTGGACGGGCTTGTTGTGCGTAGCCTTGTCCCGATGACTCGAAATAGAATGTATTGTATTTCTTGTTTAGGAAGTTACGTGACCAAAGATCTATTTGTGCATTACCTATCGATGTGCAGATTTTCCAGTTTACTGTTCCATAGAAGTTTTGTGCTACATCGTTACTTTCCGTCCAATAAATTTTTCCTGCTCCGGAATAGTTAACTAAGAAGCGTACTTCGTCGAACATAGAGTGCTCATCACATTTCACCGCATACTCTGCGCCTACGGTCAGGGTTTGTTGTGGGATGAAGGGAACATGTTTGTCTTTATAATTAGCCTGCCCATCATCAAAATTAATAAAAGTGGCGTTTGTGTATCCGTAGCTTGTGTTCATACTAAGCGCATTTGTTAGTTTTGCCCGTAACGCCAATTCAGCGCCGTAGCTACGACTGTGTCCGGCATTTACCATCATACGGCCCATTTGGCTAGGAGAGAACTGTGCAATCTGTTGGTCTCTGGTATCCATTACGAATGTTGCCATGTCTGCCCATAGTTTGCCTTCCCAGAGTGTAAAGTGACTACCCAACTCGTAGTTCCATGCATATTCCGGTTTGTAACTAATCACATCTTTCACATTGTTTGTGCTCGACTGAGTTGTCATCTGGCCTTCTATGAGATCTGAGAACATTTGCACATTGTATCCGCCGCTTCTATGTCCCCGGGTAACAGATGCATAGATATTATTACGATTATTGAAGGCGTATTTCAATGCAAATTTAGGAAGAAGAATCCAGTAATCATTTTTTTCCTTTCCCACTATTATATATTCGTTGTCAGTTGCTCCTCCCATAGCTGCTCCGTTCATGTAAGTCTGAGTACTGAGTACGCAGCCGGAGTTATAGGCAATCTTCATGTTCTCGTAATCTGCACGTAAACCTATTGTGGCACTTAAGCCTTCCCAAATTACATTATTAAAAGTGCTTTCGTGAAAGAGCGCTGCTCCCATGGTAGGCATGTTGAACCGGCCGGATATGGGCATTGTCTCATTTAGTATCTTTACTCTTACTGGAGTTGAAGCCATTGCCTCATCCATGTATTCCTGAATCATAGATAAACCGTCTTGTTTAAAGGTTACAGGTGCATTCATATCTAACCATTGATAGAACCCGGATACGCCGGTCACCCATTGCCAGCGTTTGTTTCCTTTACTTTTGAAGGTAAACTCCTGACTGATGGTGCTTTGCTTTTGTTTTTGAATCAGATTAAACATGTCGGCTATAGAGAAATCCTGATCCATAAACATGCGATCTTTTAGATGTTGGAAGCCTGTGACGGAACTTAAAGTGAATTTTTTAGCCTGATACTCTAAGTTGAGGCCTGCATTTAATAGATTTCGGTAATAGCTACTCTGCTCATTGTAAGCCGGGTCGGCTGTCTTTCCTGTCTCTTTATCGTAGAGTCCATAGGGATATCCGCCTTGATCGCTATATTCGTAACTTACGTTTAGGTCGAGTTTCAAATTAGCAGTAGGTAGATAAATGCCGCGAAAACGTCCTCCGGCTGCATTTGTACGATCAATCTTCTTATCGAGATAGGTGTTTTTAAAGAAACCTCCCGCATAATCATAAAAAGCGCCGGTAGAGAATGCAAACTTATTGGATACTCTATGATAGTGCGTTACCGAACCGGTATACTGATTGTAAGTACCTGCGCTAAGGCGAAGATCGGTACCTTGATAATCGAAAGGAGACTTGGTGTAAACACGAATAAGTCCTCCCATAGCACTACGTCCGTAAAGCGTACCTTGTGGCCCACGTAATACGTCTATGCGTTCTATATCGGCATAATTGAAGTCAAAGGCCGACTTATCCATATACGGTACGTTATCTACATATAGGCCCACACTCGGAGTGTTAATGCGTGATCCTGCCCCTCTGATGTAGATTGCCGATGTTAGTTTGGAACCATAATCGGGAATAAAGAGGTTAGGTACTACAGATGTGAGGTCTTTAATGGAATATATCTGATCATCTCTCATGTCTTGTTGAGACAGGATGGTGGAAGATGCAGGTTGTTCGCGAAGTTTGAGGTTTTCTTTCGGGGTGGCAATGATAACGACCTCTTCCACGTCCACCACCTTAAGCGTGTCTTTAGTTACGTCGTCAGCCCATACATTGATTGTGCCCAGCAAAGCCAGAGCAACAAGGATACTGTTTTTTTTCATTGGTTACTTGAATTTAATACTGTCGAAGTTTCTGCATGAATTAAGCATTGCGTTAATGCTTTTTTTCGCATGTATCGGCAGTAAGTTTGTTGTTTGCAAAGTAACGCTAAAGATTGTATCCCTGCAATCCCTATTTATGAGGATTATATCCGGTCGGCTTCCACATATCCATTCATTACAGCATACATGGTAAGCCCCGATACGGACTTTATTCCTAACTTTTCGGTAATGTTTTTGCGGTGAGTGATTACCGTCGTCAGGCTGATGTTTAGTTTGTCGGCTATTTCTTTATTAATAAATCCTTTGGTGACCAGCACCAATACTTCTATTTCGCGGGCCGAAAGCTCTTGCTCTTCTTCAGGAATGCTCATAGGGATACTGTCGGAGAAAAACTTGGTTAATTCTGCTTTCATCCTTTTTTCCGGAAGAAAGATATTTAGAATATGATTGCCGGCGGAAACAGTATTAAAACTAATGCCATGCATCAAAATCACTGTTTTCTCCTTTCGGGGTAAGAAGAAAGAGTTATATAATACGTACGTTTGCGAAGAAATAAAATACCAGGTGTACATATCAGGGGTGTCATCGACTAAAGAACCATAATCGGCAAAAGTACGAATGACAAAATTAGGACTAATCTCGCTCAGAAGTTTTTTTAGTCCGATGGCTGAGAGTGTATCCGGAGTGATTACAGCTATTTCCATAAGGCATTAACTATTTTTGTTTATAAGGGCAGCCACTGCTTCAGCGCAATGTTCTCCGTCAATACCGGCAGAGACAATACCTCCGGCGTATCCCGCTCCTTCTCCGCAAGGAAAAAGTCCATGAATAACAGTGTGCTGCAGCGTTTCTTTGTCCCGTACGATGCGTACAGGCGAAGAAGTCCGAGTTTCTACACCGATCATCACTGCTTCGTTGGTCAGGAATCCGCGGCTTGTACGCCCAAATTGTATGAAACCTTGCGACAACCTTTTTGAAATAAAATCCGGTAACCAGAAATGTAGAGGTGAAGCCACCAGCCCCGGGCCGTAAGAGGATTTAGGCAATTCACTACCTAGTTTGCGATTTGTGAAATCTACCATGCGCTGTGCCGGAGCTGTCTGGCACATGCCACCTTGCAACCAGCTTTGTCTTTCGAGTTCTTCCTGAAACCGCATACTTTTAAGTACGGAGGGTCTGTTATCGGTTATGCCATTACTAGTCATCCATTTATCTACTTCGGGATCGTTTGGCTGTATCTCTACGACCATTCCTGAGTTGCTCCACTTAGATCCGCGGTTAAAAGGTGACATGCCGTTTACTACAACTTGTTCCGGGCCACTGGCTGCGGGCACTATAAAACCACCCGGACACATACAAAAGCTATATACTCCGCGTCCGTCTACTTGCGTAACGAAATTATACTCTGCAGCGGGTAAATACTTGCCTCGACCTTCCTGATTATGATATTGTATTTTGTCTATCAGTTCCGATGGATGTTCAAGGCGAATGCCAACAGCGAGTCCCTTGGCCTCAATAGCTACATTGTTCTCTGCCAACCAGCGATAAACATCGCGTGCCGAATGGCCTGTGGCTAGAATTACAGGTCCCAGAAAAGTTTCTCCGGTGTTTGTCTCTATGCCTTGCAATTTATTCTCCTTGATAATTAGAGCAACCATTCGGGTGTTAAAGTGCATCTCACCGCCACAAGAAAGGATGGTATTGCGCATATTCTCAATAACCTTTGGCAACTTGTCCGTACCAATATGCGGATGTGCGTCGGCTAAGATGGAAGTGCTTGCTCCGTGCTGGCAGAATACATTCAATATCTTATCCACATTTCCGCGTTTTTTGCTTCGGGTATATAACTTTCCGTCAGAGAAAGCTCCTGCACCTCCTTCTCCAAAGCTATAATTCGATTCAGGATTTACTATATGTTCCCGGCTGATAAGTGCAATATCTGTTTTGCGTTCCCTCACACATTTTCCACGTTCTACAATAATAGGCTTCAACCCCAACTCTATCAGCCGTAAGGCGGCGAAGAGTCCTCCAGGGCCTGCTCCTACCACAATCACCTGTGGCTTTTCTTCCACATTATTATAAGAAGTGTGCACATATTCATCGTCTGCCGGCATTTCATTGATGTAAACCCTTACACTTAGATTTACCAGCACGGTTCGTTGGCGTGCGTCGATGCTTCTTTTCAGAATGCGTGTAGCTGTTATTTTATCTAAGTTTAAACCTTTCTCACGTGCAATATACTGGTTCAATACTTGCTCGCTGGCTGCCTGCTCTGGCAGAATTCGTAATTGGTATTCTTGTATCATTATTTACTGTCTAATTTACTGAAGCTTGTCACAAATAAAACGGATTATGCAGATTATTGTTCTTTTAATTAGCTTATAACCGTTCATTGTTCCTTGTGAATAAATCTTTTTTTCCTATTTCTGATGATGTGCTTTAGCCAAACAAGGCTCTAAAAGCTTCTTCTACCTTTCTTACAGGTATTAATTCTATTTTTATTCTCTTGATGTCTATTCCCTGCAAATTATATTTTGGTAATACGAATCGTTTAAAACCAAGCTTTTCAGCTTCACCTATGCGTTGTTCTATACGGTTTACCGGACGGATCTCGCCCGAAAGCCCTATCTCGCCCGCCATGGAGATATCCGATTCAATACTTGTATCCATGTTCGAAGATAGAATGGCACTAATCACGGCCAAATCTATGGCCGGATCATTTACTTTTAGTCCCCCGGCAATATTAAGAAAAACATCTTTTTGGGCAAGTTTAAAACCTACCCGTTTCTCTAGCACAGCTAAAAGCATGTTCATTCTGCGGATATCGAACCCTGTTGCCGAGCGTTGCGGGTTGCCGTAAACAGCGGAACTAACCAAGGCCTGTGTTTCGATGAGGAATGGTCTGACTCCTTCTATGGCCGAAGCAATGGCTACACCGCTCATGCCTTCGTGATCTTGCGAAAGCAGCAACTCCGACGGATTGCTCACTTGTCGTAGCCCATCTTGTCGCATTTCATAAATACCCAGTTCGGCAGTACTTCCAAATCTATTTTTAATGCTTCGCAATATACGATACATATAATGTTGATCTCCTTCAAACTGTAACACCGCATCTACAATATGCTCCAATACTTTGGGCCCGGCAATGCTTCCTTCCTTATTAATATGCCCGATAAGTAACACCGCTGTGTGAGTTTCTTTAGCGAAACGCAAAATGGAGGCTGCGCATTCGCGCACTTGGGCAATGCTGCCGGGAGAAGATTCAAGTACCTCCGTAGATACGGTTTGTATGGAATCGATGATGACCAAATCGGGCTGGGTATTCTTTATGTGCACATATATTTGTTCCAGAGAAGTTTCGCAAACGATGAGGCAATCGCTCGAGGCATTGGTGAGTCTGTCTGCCCGTAGCTTTAATTGGCGGGCACTCTCTTCGCCGGAAACATATAGTATGCGTCGTTCGGGCATGCGGAGTACCGTTTGTAGCACCAATGTAGATTTCCCTATGCCCGGTTCGCCACCAATAAGTACTAGTGAACCCGGAACCAGTCCGCCGCCCAATACCCTGTTTAGTTCCTCGTCGTGCATATCCATTCGCGGCTCATCGTCAGCCTCAATGTTGTCTAGTGTGATTGGTTTTGCTTTTACCGTTTCTATTCCCGATACAGGGCGTTTGTTAGTGGTTTCTTTTCGTACAATTTCTTCTACATAGGTATTCCACTCTCCGCAACCGGAACATTTACCTACCCATTTGGGCGACTCCTGCCCGCAATTGTTGCATACATAAACGGTTTTTTCTTTTGCCATCGTTCTCCTCGTTCTTTAGAATGAAGACAAAAATAAGGATAATTAATCAGATTTCAGGGATTTTCGTCTTTGCTTTTTCTATAGTTCCCATTATTCTTTCCGCCTATATTAGCAATACGAAAGTATTATAAGTTTTTGTTCCCTTAATAAGGAGGTGGCATAAACTGTAAGTATATGTTTTATCCTTATACAATTATCATATTGTCAGGCTGGAATT containing:
- a CDS encoding TonB-dependent receptor, whose product is MKKNSILVALALLGTINVWADDVTKDTLKVVDVEEVVIIATPKENLKLREQPASSTILSQQDMRDDQIYSIKDLTSVVPNLFIPDYGSKLTSAIYIRGAGSRINTPSVGLYVDNVPYMDKSAFDFNYADIERIDVLRGPQGTLYGRSAMGGLIRVYTKSPFDYQGTDLRLSAGTYNQYTGSVTHYHRVSNKFAFSTGAFYDYAGGFFKNTYLDKKIDRTNAAGGRFRGIYLPTANLKLDLNVSYEYSDQGGYPYGLYDKETGKTADPAYNEQSSYYRNLLNAGLNLEYQAKKFTLSSVTGFQHLKDRMFMDQDFSIADMFNLIQKQKQSTISQEFTFKSKGNKRWQWVTGVSGFYQWLDMNAPVTFKQDGLSMIQEYMDEAMASTPVRVKILNETMPISGRFNMPTMGAALFHESTFNNVIWEGLSATIGLRADYENMKIAYNSGCVLSTQTYMNGAAMGGATDNEYIIVGKEKNDYWILLPKFALKYAFNNRNNIYASVTRGHRSGGYNVQMFSDLIEGQMTTQSSTNNVKDVISYKPEYAWNYELGSHFTLWEGKLWADMATFVMDTRDQQIAQFSPSQMGRMMVNAGHSRSYGAELALRAKLTNALSMNTSYGYTNATFINFDDGQANYKDKHVPFIPQQTLTVGAEYAVKCDEHSMFDEVRFLVNYSGAGKIYWTESNDVAQNFYGTVNWKICTSIGNAQIDLWSRNFLNKKYNTFYFESSGQGYAQQARPMQFGVDLRCRF
- a CDS encoding LuxR C-terminal-related transcriptional regulator, with the protein product MEIAVITPDTLSAIGLKKLLSEISPNFVIRTFADYGSLVDDTPDMYTWYFISSQTYVLYNSFFLPRKEKTVILMHGISFNTVSAGNHILNIFLPEKRMKAELTKFFSDSIPMSIPEEEQELSAREIEVLVLVTKGFINKEIADKLNISLTTVITHRKNITEKLGIKSVSGLTMYAVMNGYVEADRI
- the radA gene encoding DNA repair protein RadA, whose amino-acid sequence is MAKEKTVYVCNNCGQESPKWVGKCSGCGEWNTYVEEIVRKETTNKRPVSGIETVKAKPITLDNIEADDEPRMDMHDEELNRVLGGGLVPGSLVLIGGEPGIGKSTLVLQTVLRMPERRILYVSGEESARQLKLRADRLTNASSDCLIVCETSLEQIYVHIKNTQPDLVIIDSIQTVSTEVLESSPGSIAQVRECAASILRFAKETHTAVLLIGHINKEGSIAGPKVLEHIVDAVLQFEGDQHYMYRILRSIKNRFGSTAELGIYEMRQDGLRQVSNPSELLLSQDHEGMSGVAIASAIEGVRPFLIETQALVSSAVYGNPQRSATGFDIRRMNMLLAVLEKRVGFKLAQKDVFLNIAGGLKVNDPAIDLAVISAILSSNMDTSIESDISMAGEIGLSGEIRPVNRIEQRIGEAEKLGFKRFVLPKYNLQGIDIKRIKIELIPVRKVEEAFRALFG
- a CDS encoding FAD-dependent protein → MIQEYQLRILPEQAASEQVLNQYIAREKGLNLDKITATRILKRSIDARQRTVLVNLSVRVYINEMPADDEYVHTSYNNVEEKPQVIVVGAGPGGLFAALRLIELGLKPIIVERGKCVRERKTDIALISREHIVNPESNYSFGEGGAGAFSDGKLYTRSKKRGNVDKILNVFCQHGASTSILADAHPHIGTDKLPKVIENMRNTILSCGGEMHFNTRMVALIIKENKLQGIETNTGETFLGPVILATGHSARDVYRWLAENNVAIEAKGLAVGIRLEHPSELIDKIQYHNQEGRGKYLPAAEYNFVTQVDGRGVYSFCMCPGGFIVPAASGPEQVVVNGMSPFNRGSKWSNSGMVVEIQPNDPEVDKWMTSNGITDNRPSVLKSMRFQEELERQSWLQGGMCQTAPAQRMVDFTNRKLGSELPKSSYGPGLVASPLHFWLPDFISKRLSQGFIQFGRTSRGFLTNEAVMIGVETRTSSPVRIVRDKETLQHTVIHGLFPCGEGAGYAGGIVSAGIDGEHCAEAVAALINKNS